A genomic window from Anopheles merus strain MAF unplaced genomic scaffold, AmerM5.1 LNR4000389, whole genome shotgun sequence includes:
- the LOC121602282 gene encoding serine/threonine-protein kinase meng-po-like isoform X4 — MASSKKSAGSIHKIREFELDKVVLSDEFDVLQIVGEGWFGKILLVEHRATDTEMVLKLLPKPFVSLTDFYKEFHFSLMLGQHKNIVTTYDVAFETAGFFVFTQEYAPLGDLTSNVSDNGIGELHTKRVARQLASAVDYIHQKDLIHRDIKLDNVLVFRSDFARIKLCDFGESRKLGEEVLRRNEWLPYSPPEVLLVKTDDKYKCD; from the exons ATGGCTTCATCCAAGAAATCTGCAGGAAGCATCCACAAAATTCGCGAGTTTGAGCTTGACAAAGTGGTTTTGTCTGACGAATTCGACGTCTTACAAATCGTTGGCGAAGGTTGGTTTGGAAAAATATTACTCGTGGAGCATCGTGCAACTGACACCGAGATGGTCCTGAAACTTCTACCAAAACCGTTCGTTTCACTTACCGATTTTTACAAGGAATTTCACTTCAGCCTTATGCTGGGGCAACATAAAAATATTGTCACCACTTATGATGTAGCTTTCGAAACGGCTGGATTTTTCGTATTCACCCAAGAGTACGCCCCATTAG GAGATCTGACATCTAATGTCTCCGACAATGGCATTGGTGAGCTACATACAAAGCGTGTTGCAAGACAACTTGCTTCGGCGGTCGATTATATTCATCAAAA AGATCTAATTCACAGAGATATTAAACTAGACAATGTGTTAGTGTTTCGCTCAGACTTTGCACGTATTAAACTATGTGATTTTGGCGAATCTAGAAAGCTAGGTGAGGAGGTTCTGAGACGTAATGAATGGC